The following coding sequences are from one Zalophus californianus isolate mZalCal1 chromosome 5, mZalCal1.pri.v2, whole genome shotgun sequence window:
- the PTCD2 gene encoding pentatricopeptide repeat-containing protein 2, mitochondrial isoform X1, translating to MAATIRLRKHDVLQALRSSVYPRVGGSGSTCCRCPLGAKRYLLTDNIVKLKEFQHKKVAIACHLPGTKATYLRNMEEKLTQNKLILKEELKTLLHLSDSRDDMELVKNVIYRYHAENRNVTFGEYKFGPLFMRLCYELDLEESAVELIKDQHLRGFFSDSTSFNILIDMLFIKGKYSSALEVLIEMKNQDVKFNKDTYVLAFAICYKLNSPESLKICSTLREEALIKGEVLSRRASCFAVALALNQNQVAKAISIFSQIMKQENIVCTNLNILIHIQANMLKTLIEILKDAAEGNLSKFVRRQEFSEEVLAKARKKVKDVPALLARFDEIYGKLHINGQVTTYTLDTLLCYTPGDRKSHMMLLNRRTVSHRTFQPLNQSLWAE from the exons ATGGCTGCCACGATTCGGCTGCGGAAGCACGACGTGTTGCAGGCGCTGCGGAGTTCGGTGTATCCCCGGGTGGGAGGCTCAGGCTCCACATGCTGCCGCTGCCCTCTCGGAG ctAAAAGATACCTACTTACAGATAATATtgtgaaattaaaagaatttcagCATAAGAAGGTGGCTATTGCCTGTCATCTTCCTGGCACCAAAG CAACCTATCTGAGAAACATGGAGGAGAAATTGACTCAGAACAAGCTCATCCTGAAGGAAGAGTTGAAAACCTTGCTTCATTTGAGCGATTCCCGGGACGATATGGAACTGgttaaaaatgtcatttacag GTACCATGCAGAGAACAGAAATGTGACTTTCGGGGAGTATAAATTTGGACCACTTTTCATGAGGTTGTGCTATGAGTTGGATCTTGAGGAATCTGCAGTGGAACTCATCAAAGACCAG cATTTACGAGGTTTCTTCTCAGACTCCACATCATTCAATATTTTGATAGATATGTTATTTATCAAAGGCAAGTATTCAA GTGCATTGGAAGTACTGATAGAGATGAAAAACCAAGATGTGAAGTTCAACAAAGACACCTATGTCCTTGCTTTTGCGATTTGCTACAAACTG AATAGCCCTGAATCTTTGAAAATCTGTAGTACATTAAGAGAAGAAGCCCTGATCAAAGGAGAAGTCCTCTCCAGGAGAGCATCTTGTTTTGCTGTGGCATTAGCTCTGAATCAG aaccAGGTGGCAAAAGCTATATCCATTTTTTCCCAAATCATGAAGCAAGAAAACATAGTCTGCACTAATTTAAAT ATTTTGATTCATATCCAGGCAAATATGTTGAAAACCCTGATAGAGATACTAAAGGATGCTGCAGAgggaaatttatcaaaatttgtgagaagACAAGAGTTCTCAGAAGAAGTG CTGGCCAAAGcaaggaaaaaagtaaaggatGTGCCTGCCCTTCTAGCCAGATTTGATGAGATCTATGGGAAACTGCACATAAATGGCCAGGTCACCACTTACACGTTGGATACTCTGCTCTGCTACACCCCTGGGGACAGGAAATCCCACATGATGCTATTAAACAGGAGGACAGTCAGCCATCGGACCTTCCAGCCACTCAACCAGTCCCTGTGGGCTGAGTAA
- the PTCD2 gene encoding pentatricopeptide repeat-containing protein 2, mitochondrial isoform X3 has product MLFIKGKYSSALEVLIEMKNQDVKFNKDTYVLAFAICYKLNSPESLKICSTLREEALIKGEVLSRRASCFAVALALNQNQVAKAISIFSQIMKQENIVCTNLNILIHIQANMLKTLIEILKDAAEGNLSKFVRRQEFSEEVLAKARKKVKDVPALLARFDEIYGKLHINGQVTTYTLDTLLCYTPGDRKSHMMLLNRRTVSHRTFQPLNQSLWAE; this is encoded by the exons ATGTTATTTATCAAAGGCAAGTATTCAA GTGCATTGGAAGTACTGATAGAGATGAAAAACCAAGATGTGAAGTTCAACAAAGACACCTATGTCCTTGCTTTTGCGATTTGCTACAAACTG AATAGCCCTGAATCTTTGAAAATCTGTAGTACATTAAGAGAAGAAGCCCTGATCAAAGGAGAAGTCCTCTCCAGGAGAGCATCTTGTTTTGCTGTGGCATTAGCTCTGAATCAG aaccAGGTGGCAAAAGCTATATCCATTTTTTCCCAAATCATGAAGCAAGAAAACATAGTCTGCACTAATTTAAAT ATTTTGATTCATATCCAGGCAAATATGTTGAAAACCCTGATAGAGATACTAAAGGATGCTGCAGAgggaaatttatcaaaatttgtgagaagACAAGAGTTCTCAGAAGAAGTG CTGGCCAAAGcaaggaaaaaagtaaaggatGTGCCTGCCCTTCTAGCCAGATTTGATGAGATCTATGGGAAACTGCACATAAATGGCCAGGTCACCACTTACACGTTGGATACTCTGCTCTGCTACACCCCTGGGGACAGGAAATCCCACATGATGCTATTAAACAGGAGGACAGTCAGCCATCGGACCTTCCAGCCACTCAACCAGTCCCTGTGGGCTGAGTAA